From Lycium ferocissimum isolate CSIRO_LF1 chromosome 12, AGI_CSIRO_Lferr_CH_V1, whole genome shotgun sequence, one genomic window encodes:
- the LOC132039884 gene encoding uncharacterized protein LOC132039884, translating to MSSNASSTARTANVKGPMNLYYPQTSKGKGSSSTAASDASKKLLRDRAVSAFAVWVYDAGLPFNCVNHKSFDKYIEAIGQYGPGMKPPTYHEIRVTHLKKEVEKIDEIIEEHKLKWTEFGCSIMMDKWTARNGKMIINILVNSPLGSVFLGSVDASDESTNSTKMFNLFEKTIKQIGPEKVIQVVTDNASENVKAGDMIMGVYPHIYWTPCAAHCINLMFGDIFKINPYASVFQKAIKIHSYIAMRPLLLNMMRRYTKQRNLVKPAKTRFATAFLTLQSFYMQKKNLRTMIFSTEWTESRFAKELLGKEVVRHLTSTSFWNDVVRALKVGSPLIVALRLVDGEKKPSMGYIYEAMDRAKEAIEKGFHGDRKQYEKVFEIIDRRWTDQLHRPLHAAGHILNPGMFYTNYQNKTLSTEVWQGYLECVGKMVPNGTQDALIKELHMYKHAMGTFGMPQAIRNRDKTSPSEWWSVFGNHTPNLQQLAIRVLSLTCSASGCERNWSVFEHIHTKKRNKLELSRLNNLVYIKYNRTLRRRYDVGDTVDPILLDNIDEANEWLIGCPQNEEEELVYEGCDLDWGTVSRASGVEENIYGLRGGSSSSGSHNKGKRGATTATSSLRSRCLIDEDENSEFETETETETEPEEEEDEEQYNVENLGYQEFGNLEDLEFE from the exons ATGTCATCCAATGCATCATCCACGGCACGGACTGCCAATGTGAAAGGTCCCATGAATCTTTATTACCCGCAAACATCAAAGGGGAAGGGAAGCAGTAGCACGGCAGCGTCTGATGCATCCAAGAAGTTGCTAAGAGATCGCGCTGTAAGTGCTTTTGCAGTATGGGTATATGATGCAGGGCTCCCTTTTAATTGTGTAAATCACAAAAGTTTTGATAAATACATTGAGGCCATAGGACAATATGGCCCAGGAATGAAACCTCCTACCTATCACGAAATTAGAGTTACTCATCTAAAAAAAGAGGTGGAGAAGATAGATGAGATTATTGAGgaacataaattgaaatggacaGAGTTTGGGTGTTCAATTATGATGGACAAGTGGACAGCACGAAATGGAAAAATGATCATCAATATTTTGGTCAATTCTCCATTAGGTAGTGTGTTTCTTGGGTCAGTCGATGCTAGTGATGAATCTACAAATTCCACCAAGATGTTCAACTTGTTTGAGAAGACTATTAAGCAAATTGGACCGGAAAAAGTTATACAAGTTGTTACCGATAATGCTAGCGAGAATGTTAAAGCCGGTGACATGATAATGGGTGTGTACCCGCACATTTATTGGACTCCATGTGCTGCACATTGTATCAATTTGATGTTTGGTGACATCTTCAAAATAAACCCGTATGCTTCAG TTTTTCAGAAGGCCATTAAGATACATTCTTACATAGCAATGAGGCCATTGTTGTTGAACATGATGAGAAGATATACAAAACAAAGAAATTTGGTGAAACCGGCTAAGACAAGATTTGCAACGGCCTTCTTAACTTTGCAATCTTTttacatgcaaaagaaaaacTTGAGAACTATGATCTTCTCAACCGAATGGACAGAAAGTAGATTTGCAAAGGAACTTTTGGGAAAAGAAGTTGTCAGACATCTTACTTCTACATCTTTttggaatgatgttgttagGGCACTTAAAGTTGGTTCTCCTTTGATAGTAGCGCTTCGCTTGGTGGATGGAGAAAAAAAACCATCAATGGGCTATATTTATGAAGCAATGGATAGAGCCAAAGAAGCTATTGAAAAGGGTTTTCATGGTGATCGGAAGCAATATGAGAAAGTTTTCGAAATCATTGATCGGCGGTGGACGGACCAACTTCATAGACCTTTGCATGCAGCAGGCCATATTTTGAACCCGGGAATGTTTTACACTAATTATCAAAATAAGACTTTATCAACAGAAGTGTGGCAAGGTTACCTTGAATGTGTTGGTAAGATGGTCCCTAATGGAACACAAGATGCTCTCATCAAAGAGCTTCATATGTATAAACATGCAATGGGGACTTTTGGTATGCCTCAGGCTATAAGAAACAGAGACAAAACATCCCCTT ctGAATGGTGGTCGGTATTTGGTAATCATACCCCAAACTTGCAACAGCTTGCCATAAGAGTATTAAGTTTAACTTGTAGCGCATCCGGATGCGAGAGAAATTGGAGCGTGTTTGAACAT ATTCATACCAAAAAGAGGAATAAGCTTGAACTATCGCGTCTCAACAATCTAGTGTACATTAAGTACAATAGAACATTGAGGCGTCGTTATGATGTTGGCGATACCGTTGATCCAATTCTGTTGGATAATATTGACGAAGCAAATGAATGGTTAATTGGATGCCCCCAAAATGAAGAAGAGGAACTAGTATATGAGGGATGTGATCTTGATTGGGGTACTGTTTCTAGGGCGTCTGGAGTTGAGGAGAATATCTATGGTCTTAGGGGCGGTTCTTCAAGTTCAGGGTCACATAACAAGGGCAAAAGAGGAGCTACTACTGCTACAAGCTCACTTCGGTCTCGGTGCTTAATTGATGAAGATGAAAACTCCGAGTTCGAGACCGAGACTGAGACCGAGACCGAGCCCgaggaggaagaagatgagGAGCAATATAATGTTGAGAATCTTGGATATCAAGAATTTGGAAATCTTGAAGATCTTGAATTTGAATAG